AAATACGGTGCGGGTAGTAGGTTATCCGCATAAAGAAGTAGCCGACGAAATGCGGGCCGAGCGCATTTTTGTGGACGGTAAGAAATTTGAATTGCGTTAGGCATTGACAGGATCATATACGGAGTGGCTGACCTGGTTAGAAAAATCTAGCTGGGCGGCCACTATCCGGCAATCGAACTGGTTATACCAATGGCTGGAAATTGGCCATATTACAGGCATTGCCTTGTTGGTAGGGGCGGCTTTTTTGTTTGACTTACGCTTGCTGGGCAATTCCCGCTTTTTACCCGTTACGGGCTTGGTACGCTATTTATTGCCTTGGTCGCGGCGTGGCTTAATTTTAGTAGTGCCCACGGGTATTTTATTGTTTATTACCAACGCCGCAGCCTTAGGCCACGATCCTACCTTTTGGTTAAAAATGGGTTTATTAATACTGGCAGGCCTCAATGCCACCATTTTTCACACCATAACTTTTACCACAGTTGTACGCTGGGATGTTAATCGTTCCACGCCCCCGAAAGCGAAACTCGCCGCTGGTTTCTCTTTGGTACTCTGGACCGCCATTATTGCCTGCGGGCGTTTGTTAGCGTACTAAAATTTTAAAAATTTTTAATTTTTTATGCTCTTCCCGGTACTAAAACTAAGGTGCCAATGGCTATTTGGTGGTTGTCAGGTTAGAAGGACTCAGCGATGTTAAAACTTATTCTACTCCCGGTAGTATTAACATCATTCTGTTTAAGCAACGCTGTATTATGAACAACACCCGCATTGAGCACGATTTTCTCGGGGAAAAAGAAATTCCCGCCGACGTTTATTATGGAGTACAAACCCTGCGCGCCCTCGAAAATTTTAATATTACCGGCCAGCGCATTTCGCAGGAACCCTTTTTTGTGCAGGCGCTGGCTTACGTAAAAAAAGGAGCCGCCATGGCTAACCGCGATCTAGGCGTACTGGATCCAACCATTGCCGAGTACATTATTAAAGCCTGCGATTTATTGATAGCCGGTAAATATCTAGACCAATTTCCTTCCGATATGATTCAGGGAGGCGCCGGCACTTCGGTAAACATGAATGCCAACGAAGTTATTGCCAACGTAGCCCTGGAACTAATGGGGCACGCTAAGGGCGAATATCAATACTGTCACCCAAACAACCACGTTAACTTTTCGCAATCTACCAACGATGCCTATCCCACCGCTTTCCGGATTGCTATTCTGAATAAACTCACCGCCTACACCCAGGCTTTAACGGCTTTATCGGCGGCGTTTGAGGCCAAAGGCGTAGAATTTAAAAATGTTTTAAAAATGGGCCGCACGCAGTTACAAGATGCGGTTCCCATGTCGATGGGCGATGAGTTCCGGGGTTTTGCCAATACCCTGGCCGAAGAAGTAGGTCGCCTGGAAGATGCCAAGCAGTTAATGGCCGAAATTAACATGGGCGCCACCGCTATTGGTACGGCCGTAAACGCTCCTGAAGGTTACCCCAAACTGGTAACCAAATACTTAGCCGAAATAACCGGTTTGCCGCTTTACCTGGCCCCCGACTTAATCGAAGCTACATCTGATACCGGTGCTTACGTGCAGCTTTCCGGCGTTTTAAAACGGACGGCGGTTAAAATTTCAAAAATCTGTAACGATTTGCGTTTATTATCTTCCGGGCCGCGAACGGGCTTGTTCGAGATTAGTTTGCCGCAAATGCAGCCGGGTTCATCTATTATGCCGGGCAAAGTAAACCCGGTAATTCCGGAGGTGGTAAACCAAACGGCCTATTACGTTATTGGCGCCGACCTAACCATTACCCTGGCCGCCGAAGCAGGCCAGTTGCAGTTAAACGTTATGGAGCCGGTTATTTCTTTTGCACTGTTTACTTCTATCAGTTACATGACCAATGCTTGTTACACGCTCCGTGAAAAATGCGTGCTGGGCATTGTGGCCAATAGCGCCCGCACCCAGGATATGGTTATGCACAGCGTAAGCATTGTTACCTTACTCAACCCCATTATCGGCTACGAGGCGGCGGCCGCTACCGCTAAAGAAGCTTTGCAAACCGGTAAATCGGTGCAACAGATTGTAGTGAACGAAAAGCAATTAATAACCCAGCAAAAGTGGGATGAACTTTATTCTTTCGAAAATTTAATAAAACCCAAGTTTATGCAGAGTTAAGCACTATTCGCTCATTTTGAATTACAATAACCCGTCTGATTTTTAAGAATTAAACGGGTTTTAGTTTATATGTGTTAAGAAAATACTTACCAACTACCCTCACTTTAAACCGTACAATTACCAGGGCATTACTAGTAAAAAACTACCTGAAAAATAAAATCAACAGGCCGGGATACTAACTAATTTGCTGCTGAAAAATTCCGGATTCATCATTAATATTTAAAAGTATGCTTAAACATGTCGCTTTTCTGCTGCTTACTTTATTGGGGTTTATGGTATCGTGTAAAGAAGTTAAAAAGCTACTCACCTTTGAAATTGAAAATAGCCAGACCATTACTCTGGATACAGGTTTACCTTTAAATAGTAGCGTAGTTTCGTTGCCGATGGATGTAACTACCAACTCCGAAGACGAATTTAAAAGCAATAACACCCAGGCCGAGTTTGTAAAAGACGTTACTTTAAAAAGTTTTAAACTTACTATTACCAACCCGCCCACCGAAAATTTTAGTTTTTTAAAAAACGCCTACGTGTACATTGCCTTACCCGATAACACCAACGAAGTATTACTGGCTTACCGCGAAAACATTCCGGATGATATTGGCAACACCATGGAACTGATTTCTACTAACGAAAAACTGGATAAGTACGTAAAATCGCCTTCGTTTAAAGTACGCACCAAAACTACCTTCGACAAATCCATCACCAGCCCCATTACTTTACGCGCCGACATGAAGTTTAGCGTCATGGCCGACCCTTTGTAGTAACTTTCCGGTAAGTTGTTTTGTTCTTAGTTAAGAGGCCGAATTTTAGGAGGGATTTTTTCTTTAATACCATGAAAAATAAGTTTTTCCGGTTAGGCAATCCGGATTACAGGCCGGTTAAAAAAAGTTTATCCGTATATTTGCCAGCCAAAATAGAAATTAATTATGCATATATCCGAAACAAATAAGTTACAGAAAATTATTATTGTGGGGGATCGGGTATTAATTAAGCCAAAATCTCCGAAAGACCAGACTAAAAGTGGCTTGTTTTTACCGCCGGGCGTGCAGGAAAAAGAAAAAGTACAGGAAGGTTACGTCATGAAAGTTGGGCCCGGCTATCCGATTCCGGCCGATTATACTTTCGAAGAGGAATCGTGGAACCAAAACGATCCGGAAGAAGATGTGCGCTATATTCCGTTGCAAGCCAAAGAAGGCGATTTAGCCATTTACCTGCAACGCGATGCCATTGAAATTAACTACCAGCAGGAGCGTTATTTTATTGTGCCGCAAGCAGCCGTGCTGATGCTCATCCGGGAAGAAGATTTAGATTAAAAAACTAATGAACTAATAGTTAAGAAGCGGCTTTAATCGGCCGCTTTTTTTATGGTTGCAGGTTCCGGTAGAAGGCACTACGCAAAGTTCTTGTGAAGCCACTTGGCGAGCACCAGCAAAGCCCACAGCTCGGTACTGTAATCGTGGCGGCCCTGGCGCAAAGCCCGGATCATGGTTTGGGTTTCCGGAAATTTTAAAAATTTAAAAATAAGATGCTGCGGATTCTGCAAATCGGCAAAAAGCCATTGGTTAGAGGCTTGTTTTAGCCATTGGCCTAAGGGCATGGCAAAGCCTTCTTTGGGGCGTTGGGTAAGCTGCTGACCGTGATGCTGCTCCAGAATACGTTTTAAAATCCACTTCGAGCCGTTTTTAAATAACAACTCAGCTGGTAAGCTTTGGGTAAAAGCTTGTAACTCATTATCCAGGTACGGTGTCCGGACTTCCAGGGAATGCGCCATGCTGGTTTTATCTGTCATTGCCAGAATATCTGAAATTAAATACTGGTGTAAATCGTGGTCTAAGCTCCACCGCAAATACCCGGTTGTTGCGCCGGGTTGCGCGCTAGGTTGCAGCAAAAACTGATAATCGGGAAGCAATAATTGCTGCAGGTGCCGGTCCATGGCCGTAAAATTTAAAAAAGTTTGCTCCGGCTGATGCGGCTTTATTTTGTAAGCTAACTTTCTTAAAAGTAAAAATTGTTTGCGCAACGGATGCTTTACCCCCGTAACGAGCAAAGGGGCGCCGGGCTTTAACAAAGGCAAGATAAAACGAGCTAAAGAACGATGCTGCAGAAAATAGTAAAAGGCCCGGTGCCGGTTATACCCACCAAAAAGCTCGTCGGCGCCGGCTCCCGAAAGCGCCACTTTAATTTTGCCTTTAACCTGTTCTGATAGATAATACGTAAGCAAAGCCGCGCCATCAGCAATGGGTTGATCAAGGGTAGTAATTAACTCGTCGAGGTAATGTAAAATAGAGGCATCTATTTCAAAGGAATAATGATCGGCTCTAAATTGTTTAGCCGCTACCCGCGAAAACCGGTAATCTTCGGAGCCAAAAACGCTCTCTGTGGCTTTGTTGCTAATGGTAAAAGACGGAAAATGCGTATAACCCAGTTGCTGCACCAAAGCCAGAATTAAAGTAGAATCAATGCCACCGCTTAAAAACAAACCCACGGGTACATCGGCCTGTAAGTTTTTTTCTACAGCCTGCAGCAATAAATCTTCGGTTTTTTTAATAATTTCTGTTTCTGGGTAGGTATTGGTAAGCAGCGTGCTCCCGGGTAAATAAGAGCAAATTTTTAGATGCTGGTTTGCATACGTCAGCACCTGCCCCTCTTCCAGTTCCAGAATATTTTTGTAAAAAGTTTGCGGTTTTAAGGCATGGCGGTAATGCAAGTAGGAGAGAAGCTGTGCCTCGTTTAGCTCTTTGGCTACTAAACCCGATGTCAGCAAACTGTTTATTTCAGAAGATATAAGCAAGTACTCCGGGGAGTGTACGTAATACAAGCGCTTTACTCCAAAACGGTCGCGGGCGGCCAATAGTTGTTGGGTTTGCGTATCGTAAAAAACAAAAGCAAACATGCCGTTTAATTTTTCTAAACCCGCTTGCCCGTAAGTTATTAATACTGCCAGCAGTACTTCTGTATCGGAGTTAGTCCGGAAAAGATAGCCGGTAGTTTGCAGTTCTTGCCGAAGCGTTTGATAGTTATACAGCTCACCGTTGTACAAAAGCAAATAACGCCTATCCGCAGAGAAAAAAGGTTGGTTTGCTGCCGACGACAGATCAATTATTTTTAAGCGATTGTGGCCAAAGTAAATTTTGCCCGCTCCGTAATTATCGGTAAAGTACGCCGTAGCATCTGGGCCTCGATGCTTATTGGCTTGCGTAAGCGATAGAATGGCTGAATCCGGCGCTTTGCCCGTTTTACTGATAATAAGATTAATGCCGCACAAACTCTTCTGGCTAAATTTTTAAAAAATTTACTTTCCGGAAATTCTTTGCCCCGTATTACGGAATAAACTAAAACAAAGGCTTTTTGTTTTGTGGAATATTGCCGCTGTAACGGCGGGTAATTTACAAGCGGTTTTCGGGGTCGTCGGGGATGGCTGGCCAGTGCGCCTGGTAAAATTTACAAAAATGCGTGAGCGGGCACTGGTCGCACTTGGGCTTGCGGGCTACGCAAATATAGCGGCCATGTAAAATTAGCCAATGGTGGGCTTTCGGAACCAGCTCTCTGGGAATATTTTGCATGAGCTGCTTTTCCACTTCCAGAGGCGTATGCGCGTTTTGCGTAACCAAACCTAAACGTTTCGATACCCGGAATACATGGGTATCTACAGCCATGGCGGGCTGGTTATAAATTACCGAGGCAATTACATTAGCGGTTTTGCGGCCTACGCCGGGTAGTTTTTGCAGTTCTTCTACGCTACTGGGTACTTCGGCGTTAAACTGCTCTACCAGCATTTTGCCCAAACCAGCCAGGTGTTTGGCTTTGTTATTTGGGTACGAAATGCTTTTAATAAACGGGAAAATATCTTCGGGAGTAGCGGCGGCCAGGTGCTGCGGCGTTGGGAATTGCGCGTACAAAGCCGGGGTTACCATATTTACGCGCTTATCGGTGCATTGGGCACTAAGTACCACTGCCAGAATTAATTCGTAAGCGTTGCCGTAATCCAGCTCGGTTTCAGCTTCGGGAAAGTTTTGGGTGAAATACTCGATTAAGTGTTGGTACCGTTCTTTTTTGCGCATAAAAAAAGTTTGCAGCGTTTTACTGCTGCAAACTTAAGTTTTTTGAATAAGTTAAAATAGAATTGATCGTTTTTTCGCTGGGTACTTTCAGTTCTGTGTTTAACTTTTCCTGCAAAATCAATAACTCTGCACAATGCTCAGCCAATTCATGATTCTGGGCAAGGGTTTGTTCAAATAGTTGTTTCTCACCCAATGCCAATTCATCGTAAATGTATTGGATGAGATCATTGTGAGTAGAGGTTTTTATCATAATCTATACTAGGGTTTGTCATCTTCTTCCGAAGATTAATCAAAGCATAGCGCATACGGCCTAAGGCTGTATTAATGCTTACCCCCGTAGTTTCGGCAATTTCCTGAAAGCTCATATCGGCGTAATGCCGCATAATCAAAACTTCTTTTTGTGCTTCAGGCAACTGCTGGATCAATTCGCGAAGCCGCTTGTGCGTATCTTCTTTGATCTGCAGGGATTCGATTGATTCTTCGGCAAATGCCAGCGTGTTAAAAACATTACTGCCATCTTCCATTTCTATGGTGGGGTTACGTTTTTCTTTCCGGAAAAAGTCGATTGCCAGGTTGTGGGCAATGCGGCAAATCCAAGAAGAAAATTTACCCTCCTCGTTATACCGGCCGCTTTTCATGGTGTGGATGGCTTTAATAAAAGTATCCTGCAACAAATCTTCGGCGGTATAAGTATCC
The sequence above is a segment of the Adhaeribacter swui genome. Coding sequences within it:
- the asnB gene encoding asparagine synthase (glutamine-hydrolyzing), producing the protein MCGINLIISKTGKAPDSAILSLTQANKHRGPDATAYFTDNYGAGKIYFGHNRLKIIDLSSAANQPFFSADRRYLLLYNGELYNYQTLRQELQTTGYLFRTNSDTEVLLAVLITYGQAGLEKLNGMFAFVFYDTQTQQLLAARDRFGVKRLYYVHSPEYLLISSEINSLLTSGLVAKELNEAQLLSYLHYRHALKPQTFYKNILELEEGQVLTYANQHLKICSYLPGSTLLTNTYPETEIIKKTEDLLLQAVEKNLQADVPVGLFLSGGIDSTLILALVQQLGYTHFPSFTISNKATESVFGSEDYRFSRVAAKQFRADHYSFEIDASILHYLDELITTLDQPIADGAALLTYYLSEQVKGKIKVALSGAGADELFGGYNRHRAFYYFLQHRSLARFILPLLKPGAPLLVTGVKHPLRKQFLLLRKLAYKIKPHQPEQTFLNFTAMDRHLQQLLLPDYQFLLQPSAQPGATTGYLRWSLDHDLHQYLISDILAMTDKTSMAHSLEVRTPYLDNELQAFTQSLPAELLFKNGSKWILKRILEQHHGQQLTQRPKEGFAMPLGQWLKQASNQWLFADLQNPQHLIFKFLKFPETQTMIRALRQGRHDYSTELWALLVLAKWLHKNFA
- the aspA gene encoding aspartate ammonia-lyase, whose product is MNNTRIEHDFLGEKEIPADVYYGVQTLRALENFNITGQRISQEPFFVQALAYVKKGAAMANRDLGVLDPTIAEYIIKACDLLIAGKYLDQFPSDMIQGGAGTSVNMNANEVIANVALELMGHAKGEYQYCHPNNHVNFSQSTNDAYPTAFRIAILNKLTAYTQALTALSAAFEAKGVEFKNVLKMGRTQLQDAVPMSMGDEFRGFANTLAEEVGRLEDAKQLMAEINMGATAIGTAVNAPEGYPKLVTKYLAEITGLPLYLAPDLIEATSDTGAYVQLSGVLKRTAVKISKICNDLRLLSSGPRTGLFEISLPQMQPGSSIMPGKVNPVIPEVVNQTAYYVIGADLTITLAAEAGQLQLNVMEPVISFALFTSISYMTNACYTLREKCVLGIVANSARTQDMVMHSVSIVTLLNPIIGYEAAAATAKEALQTGKSVQQIVVNEKQLITQQKWDELYSFENLIKPKFMQS
- a CDS encoding co-chaperone GroES; this translates as MHISETNKLQKIIIVGDRVLIKPKSPKDQTKSGLFLPPGVQEKEKVQEGYVMKVGPGYPIPADYTFEEESWNQNDPEEDVRYIPLQAKEGDLAIYLQRDAIEINYQQERYFIVPQAAVLMLIREEDLD
- the nth gene encoding endonuclease III translates to MRKKERYQHLIEYFTQNFPEAETELDYGNAYELILAVVLSAQCTDKRVNMVTPALYAQFPTPQHLAAATPEDIFPFIKSISYPNNKAKHLAGLGKMLVEQFNAEVPSSVEELQKLPGVGRKTANVIASVIYNQPAMAVDTHVFRVSKRLGLVTQNAHTPLEVEKQLMQNIPRELVPKAHHWLILHGRYICVARKPKCDQCPLTHFCKFYQAHWPAIPDDPENRL
- a CDS encoding RNA polymerase sigma factor; translated protein: MNTIQLSDSELVSLYIAGNENAFELLVKRHKNKVFTTILLIVKDTYTAEDLLQDTFIKAIHTMKSGRYNEEGKFSSWICRIAHNLAIDFFRKEKRNPTIEMEDGSNVFNTLAFAEESIESLQIKEDTHKRLRELIQQLPEAQKEVLIMRHYADMSFQEIAETTGVSINTALGRMRYALINLRKKMTNPSIDYDKNLYSQ